A single region of the Streptomyces sp. AM 4-1-1 genome encodes:
- a CDS encoding AsnC family transcriptional regulator, translating into MIDAIDTQILHCLQIAPRAPFRLISEVAGVSEQTVARRFQALRRRGVLRVMGLVNPEVYGRAAWVARITCRPDRVDAVADALTRRPDVSYAHLASGGAEIICTLNAPIAEDHGPDLLPRRLQRSSGVLGVEMALLLHAFSAPWAHWTGFGPPLSEAAVALLTAHDPRPGLRSRPTPLPPKEEDAPLLAALAEDGRASYARLAQLTGWSTNRVARRLEALEESGTLYFDVDLLSQRLGWNLQATLWMRTAPASLHQVGSALVHHPEVAFAAAIAGEHNLMAIVICADVQDFYRFLTTSLAATTGIDSYAVSIRVRHLKQAASLVNQGRLVHYSGGG; encoded by the coding sequence ATGATTGACGCGATCGACACCCAAATCCTCCATTGTCTCCAGATCGCGCCCCGGGCGCCGTTCCGCCTGATCAGCGAGGTCGCGGGGGTGTCCGAGCAGACGGTGGCGCGGCGCTTCCAGGCGCTGCGGCGCCGGGGCGTCCTGCGCGTCATGGGTCTGGTGAACCCGGAGGTGTACGGGCGGGCCGCCTGGGTCGCGCGGATCACCTGCCGCCCGGACCGGGTCGACGCGGTCGCGGACGCGCTGACCCGGCGGCCGGACGTGTCGTACGCGCACCTCGCCTCCGGCGGCGCCGAGATCATCTGCACTCTCAACGCGCCGATCGCCGAGGACCACGGCCCTGACCTGCTGCCACGCCGCCTCCAGCGTTCCTCCGGGGTGCTCGGCGTCGAGATGGCGTTGCTGCTGCACGCCTTCTCCGCGCCCTGGGCCCACTGGACGGGCTTCGGCCCGCCGTTGAGCGAGGCGGCGGTGGCGCTGCTGACCGCGCACGACCCGCGGCCCGGCCTCCGGTCCCGGCCCACGCCCCTCCCGCCGAAGGAGGAGGACGCACCCCTGCTGGCCGCCCTCGCCGAGGACGGCCGCGCGAGCTACGCCCGGCTGGCCCAGCTCACCGGCTGGTCCACGAACCGGGTCGCGCGGCGCCTGGAGGCGCTGGAGGAGTCCGGGACCCTCTACTTCGACGTGGACCTGCTGTCCCAGCGACTGGGCTGGAACCTCCAGGCGACCCTGTGGATGCGAACGGCGCCCGCGAGCCTCCACCAGGTGGGCTCCGCCCTCGTCCACCACCCGGAGGTCGCCTTCGCCGCCGCGATCGCGGGTGAACACAACCTCATGGCCATCGTCATCTGCGCGGACGTGCAGGACTTCTACCGCTTCCTGACGACGAGCCTCGCGGCGACCACCGGCATCGACAGCTACGCGGTCAGCATCCGCGTACGCCACCTGAAGCAGGCGGCCTCGCTCGTCAACCAAGGGAGGCTGGTGCACTACTCGGGCGGGGGGTGA